A region of Coleofasciculus chthonoplastes PCC 7420 DNA encodes the following proteins:
- a CDS encoding Uma2 family endonuclease produces the protein MIATPDNYYLSPDEYLQLEATSDTKHEYRNGEAYAMAGTTDSHNTIAGNLYTLLRSHLRGSDCRVYFADVKARLEECNCYYYPDLMVTCDPRDAETTTYKRYPKLIIEVLSDSTEAFDRGDKFIDYQTLDSLQEYVLISTRQQRVDCYRRTEEGLWLFQFYAPSHNTFHLTSLEFEAELTNLYEDIAF, from the coding sequence ATGATTGCTACCCCAGACAATTATTACCTCTCTCCTGACGAGTACCTCCAACTCGAAGCCACCAGCGACACCAAACACGAATATCGCAATGGTGAAGCCTACGCTATGGCGGGGACAACCGACAGCCATAATACGATTGCTGGAAACCTCTACACCCTGCTGCGTAGCCACCTACGGGGGTCAGACTGTCGCGTCTATTTTGCCGATGTCAAAGCCAGACTTGAAGAGTGCAACTGTTACTACTATCCTGATTTGATGGTGACTTGTGACCCCCGCGACGCAGAAACCACTACCTATAAGCGTTATCCCAAACTAATCATTGAAGTTCTCTCTGACTCTACCGAAGCCTTTGACCGAGGGGATAAATTCATCGACTATCAAACCCTCGACAGTCTGCAAGAATATGTCTTGATTAGTACCAGACAGCAACGGGTAGATTGTTACCGTCGTACCGAGGAAGGGCTGTGGTTATTTCAATTCTATGCCCCCAGTCACAATACTTTTCACCTGACTAGCCTTGAGTTTGAAGCTGAGTTGACTAACCTGTACGAAGACATTGCTTTCTGA
- a CDS encoding type II toxin-antitoxin system VapC family toxin, with protein MKILIDTNVVIDLISEREPFVEEAVRLFQKIEQGNLEGYIAATTITNIFYIIRKIEGRAVALEAIKQLLSGLRLCSVDRQTIETALSFDLIDFEDGIQLACATLSQLDGIVTRDREDFLNSPLPVYSPTELLNQLE; from the coding sequence GTGAAAATTCTCATTGATACCAATGTTGTCATCGATCTAATTTCGGAACGAGAACCCTTTGTTGAAGAGGCAGTGAGACTTTTCCAAAAGATTGAACAAGGTAATTTAGAGGGCTACATTGCAGCTACTACCATCACCAATATTTTCTACATCATCCGCAAAATAGAAGGTCGTGCAGTTGCCCTCGAAGCAATCAAGCAACTTTTAAGCGGTCTAAGACTCTGTTCTGTTGACCGTCAGACTATCGAAACAGCCCTTAGCTTTGACCTCATTGACTTTGAAGATGGCATTCAACTCGCCTGCGCGACTTTATCTCAACTTGACGGCATTGTAACCCGCGATCGCGAAGATTTTCTCAACAGTCCCCTCCCTGTTTATTCTCCCACAGAACTGTTAAACCAACTTGAGTAG
- a CDS encoding YgiT-type zinc finger protein has product MTPNSQAAYVEKQVTYTLNLNGQIIVIENVPARVNEETGEQFFSPSTVERLQQTLLDHPEPDHFIRVPVYNYSKNVA; this is encoded by the coding sequence ATGACGCCTAACTCACAAGCAGCTTATGTTGAGAAACAAGTAACCTACACCTTAAATCTGAATGGTCAAATTATTGTGATCGAAAACGTCCCTGCCCGTGTTAATGAAGAAACAGGGGAACAGTTTTTCTCCCCCTCAACCGTAGAACGTTTACAACAGACCCTTTTAGATCACCCAGAACCCGACCATTTTATCCGCGTTCCGGTGTACAACTATTCAAAAAATGTAGCATAA
- a CDS encoding DEAD/DEAH box helicase yields MTKPNTIPAVSVTYAQAGTSTRLNELGMRPMQERAYQKRGEQYLLIKSPPASGKSRALMFIALDKLENQGLQQAIIVVPEKSIGASFHNEPLSQFGFWGDWQVEPKWNLCDAPGNDGGKVDAVRKFLDSDAKVLVCTHATFRFAVDKFGVEALDNRLIAVDEFHHISANPDNKLGDIIRQLMSRDQTHIVAMTGSYFRGDAEAVLHPDDEARFDTVTYTYYEQLNGYQYLKQLDIGYYFYAGSYTDAIMEVLNPQEKTIIHIPNVNSRESTKDKIREVEHIIEELGEWQGTDPATGFQLVQTADGKVLKIADLVDDDPSKRDKVTATLKDPRQKNKRDRVDIIIALGMAKEGFDWIWCEHALTIGYRSSLTEIVQIIGRATRDAPGKTRARFTNLIAEPDASETAVTEAVNDTLKAIAASLLMEQVLAPRFEFKPKNPSNQPTPGFDYGENGYNPQGCNVGVNAETGQIQLEIKGLAEPKSQEAQRVCREDLTELVTAFVQDKPTIERGLFDEELVPEELTQVRMGKIIKEKFPEFEQEDREAVRQHAIAALNLVQQAKQTVNEKGGTYNVNSNDGEGTKNTALIDGVRQFALSVTELDMDLIDRINPFGEAYAILAKSMSEERLKQVAAVIAAKRVSLSVDEARELAKRAKRFKQERGRLPSLTATDPWEKRMAEGVAFLQRKVKEEKNG; encoded by the coding sequence ATGACCAAACCTAACACCATTCCCGCCGTTTCCGTCACCTACGCCCAAGCTGGCACTTCTACTCGCCTCAATGAGCTAGGGATGCGCCCGATGCAGGAACGGGCTTACCAAAAGCGGGGGGAACAATACCTGTTGATTAAATCCCCCCCTGCGTCTGGCAAAAGTCGCGCCCTCATGTTCATCGCCCTGGATAAGCTGGAAAACCAGGGATTACAACAAGCCATTATTGTTGTCCCTGAAAAGTCCATCGGCGCAAGTTTTCACAATGAACCCCTGAGTCAGTTTGGCTTCTGGGGAGATTGGCAAGTTGAACCAAAGTGGAACCTCTGCGACGCACCGGGTAATGATGGCGGTAAGGTGGACGCAGTGCGGAAATTCCTTGATAGTGATGCCAAAGTGCTGGTCTGTACCCATGCCACCTTTCGCTTTGCCGTAGATAAATTTGGGGTGGAAGCCCTGGATAACCGCTTAATTGCCGTCGATGAGTTTCACCACATTTCCGCCAACCCAGACAACAAACTAGGCGATATTATACGTCAACTGATGAGCCGCGACCAAACCCACATTGTCGCGATGACAGGTTCTTATTTTCGCGGGGATGCCGAAGCGGTGCTACATCCAGATGATGAGGCGAGATTTGATACCGTCACCTACACCTATTACGAACAACTCAACGGCTACCAATACCTGAAACAACTGGATATCGGCTACTACTTCTATGCAGGAAGCTACACTGACGCCATCATGGAGGTACTCAATCCCCAGGAGAAGACCATTATCCACATCCCTAATGTCAACTCCCGCGAAAGTACCAAAGATAAAATCCGCGAAGTCGAACACATTATCGAGGAACTAGGGGAATGGCAGGGAACTGACCCCGCAACGGGGTTTCAACTGGTACAAACCGCCGATGGTAAAGTCTTGAAGATTGCCGACCTTGTAGACGACGACCCCAGCAAGCGAGATAAAGTCACAGCTACCCTGAAAGACCCCAGACAGAAAAATAAGCGCGATCGCGTGGATATCATTATCGCCCTGGGTATGGCAAAGGAAGGCTTTGACTGGATTTGGTGCGAACACGCCCTTACCATCGGCTATCGTTCCAGCCTCACCGAGATTGTCCAAATCATCGGTCGCGCCACCCGTGATGCCCCAGGGAAAACCCGCGCCCGTTTCACCAACCTCATCGCTGAACCGGATGCCAGCGAAACTGCCGTGACTGAGGCAGTGAACGACACCCTCAAAGCCATTGCTGCCAGCCTCTTGATGGAACAGGTACTTGCTCCCCGCTTCGAGTTCAAACCGAAAAACCCCAGCAATCAACCCACCCCTGGCTTTGACTACGGAGAAAATGGCTACAATCCCCAGGGGTGTAATGTGGGAGTCAATGCAGAAACGGGACAAATTCAACTGGAAATTAAAGGACTCGCTGAACCCAAAAGCCAGGAAGCCCAACGGGTTTGTCGGGAGGACTTAACCGAACTGGTGACAGCTTTTGTCCAAGATAAGCCTACCATCGAGCGCGGTCTATTTGACGAAGAACTGGTGCCAGAAGAACTGACCCAGGTGCGGATGGGCAAAATTATCAAAGAGAAGTTTCCAGAATTTGAGCAGGAAGATCGAGAAGCAGTTCGTCAACACGCGATCGCGGCGCTTAACCTCGTCCAACAAGCCAAGCAAACCGTAAATGAAAAGGGTGGGACGTATAATGTGAATTCCAATGATGGCGAAGGGACAAAAAACACCGCCCTTATCGACGGGGTAAGGCAGTTCGCCCTCTCGGTCACGGAACTGGACATGGATTTGATCGATCGCATCAATCCCTTTGGGGAAGCCTACGCTATCCTAGCTAAGTCCATGAGCGAAGAACGGCTCAAGCAAGTCGCGGCAGTGATTGCTGCCAAGCGGGTCAGCCTCTCGGTTGATGAAGCCAGAGAACTCGCCAAACGAGCAAAGCGATTCAAGCAGGAACGGGGACGATTACCCTCCCTCACAGCAACAGACCCCTGGGAAAAACGCATGGCAGAAGGGGTGGCTTTCCTACAACGCAAAGTGAAGGAGGAAAAAAATGGTTAA
- a CDS encoding GIY-YIG nuclease family protein, with the protein MVKHTTDEDIDLLAELGVDTAPPPQVKRTPREERIIAGFEEIERFVTEQGRLPQHGEDRDIFERIYAVRLDRLRNSEECRALLEPLDSRGILNADTDFNLPPETDLDDEALLTSLGVEATPGNDITQLTHVRSRSVAGGKSRQEIKAAEEIAQRTPCQDFKQFKPIFKKVQQDLETGARETLKYRDDATVNQGDFFILDGQKLIVADLGEPFISDYGRPDRRLRVIYDNGTESNLLLRSLQRALNKDKTSRRITNPDFSSLPLFAQTEAEDDITTGYIYVLRSKSDDPFIVQNYELVHKIGVTVGDVKKRIANAKKDPTYLLAEVEIVATFKLANINPKKLEALLHKFFDNVRLDMELRDRFGIPVQPREWFLVPLEAIEEVIAKIKAGTIDQFRYDPETASLTRS; encoded by the coding sequence ATGGTTAAACACACCACTGATGAGGATATAGACCTACTCGCCGAATTAGGAGTAGATACCGCCCCTCCACCCCAAGTCAAGCGCACCCCCAGAGAAGAACGGATCATCGCTGGATTTGAGGAAATCGAACGCTTTGTCACCGAACAAGGGCGACTTCCTCAACACGGGGAAGACCGCGATATTTTTGAGCGCATCTACGCCGTGCGCTTAGATCGTCTACGGAACTCGGAGGAATGTCGCGCCCTCCTCGAACCGTTAGACTCACGGGGTATCCTCAATGCTGACACCGATTTTAACCTCCCTCCAGAAACAGATCTGGATGATGAAGCCCTGTTAACCTCCCTGGGGGTTGAGGCAACACCAGGGAACGATATTACCCAGCTTACCCATGTGCGATCGCGTAGCGTTGCCGGAGGCAAATCGCGTCAGGAGATTAAAGCTGCCGAAGAAATTGCCCAACGCACCCCCTGTCAGGACTTTAAACAGTTCAAACCTATCTTTAAAAAAGTGCAGCAGGACTTAGAAACTGGGGCTAGAGAAACCCTGAAATATCGGGATGATGCCACGGTCAATCAGGGGGATTTCTTTATTCTGGATGGGCAGAAGTTGATTGTTGCCGATCTCGGTGAACCGTTTATTAGCGATTATGGTCGCCCCGACCGCAGGTTACGAGTCATTTACGACAACGGGACAGAGAGTAATCTCTTGCTGCGATCGCTCCAACGGGCATTAAATAAAGACAAAACCAGTCGTCGCATCACCAACCCTGATTTTAGTTCCCTGCCCCTGTTTGCCCAAACAGAAGCCGAAGACGATATCACAACGGGCTACATCTATGTGCTGAGAAGCAAATCCGACGATCCCTTCATTGTTCAGAATTATGAGTTAGTCCACAAAATTGGTGTCACGGTCGGTGATGTCAAAAAACGAATTGCCAACGCGAAAAAAGACCCAACCTACCTACTCGCAGAGGTAGAAATCGTCGCTACCTTCAAACTGGCTAATATCAACCCAAAGAAACTGGAAGCACTCCTGCACAAGTTTTTCGACAATGTTCGTTTAGATATGGAATTGCGCGATCGCTTTGGCATTCCCGTACAGCCGAGAGAGTGGTTTCTCGTTCCCTTAGAAGCGATTGAAGAAGTCATTGCCAAAATCAAGGCAGGAACAATCGATCAATTTCGCTACGATCCAGAAACCGCAAGTCTCACGCGATCGTAA
- a CDS encoding Uma2 family endonuclease: protein MIAAPEKFPTLTPEEYFTWEEQQLEKHELIDGQVYAMSGGSVNHGRLAIRLTAMFDNHLENSSCITGNSDIKINIVETNNYTYPDASVTCDDRDKTTTQYITYPCLVVEVLSPSTEAYDRGSKFRMYRHNPALQDYLLVSSTRLEIDLYHKKETGEWLIINYQAGDTIELKSINLNFPIEQIYRNLDLNPETESTQLL from the coding sequence ATGATTGCAGCCCCAGAAAAATTCCCCACCCTAACCCCTGAAGAATACTTCACTTGGGAAGAACAGCAACTAGAAAAACACGAGCTGATCGACGGTCAAGTTTATGCCATGAGTGGCGGTAGTGTTAATCATGGTCGCCTTGCCATTAGACTTACAGCCATGTTTGATAATCACCTAGAAAATAGCAGTTGCATCACGGGCAATTCTGACATCAAAATTAATATTGTTGAGACTAATAACTACACCTACCCCGATGCCAGCGTCACTTGCGACGATCGCGACAAAACCACAACCCAATACATTACCTATCCCTGCTTAGTCGTTGAAGTTCTTTCCCCCAGCACCGAAGCCTATGACAGAGGCAGCAAATTTAGAATGTATCGCCATAATCCAGCCCTACAAGACTATTTGTTAGTCAGTTCCACCCGCCTCGAAATCGATTTGTATCACAAAAAAGAGACAGGCGAATGGCTGATCATTAACTACCAAGCAGGCGACACCATCGAACTCAAAAGCATCAATCTAAATTTTCCCATTGAGCAAATCTATCGCAACCTCGACCTCAACCCAGAAACTGAATCAACTCAATTACTCTAA
- a CDS encoding PIN domain-containing protein, with amino-acid sequence MILCDTNVLIEFYKGNPAIVQELRQIGIAQLAISVIAQAELYYGALNKAELLRIQKHLNLLHNLPIDRQVSSQFIELMVQGLIHDVLHCLSFPRR; translated from the coding sequence ATGATCCTTTGTGATACGAATGTACTTATAGAATTCTATAAAGGCAATCCCGCGATCGTCCAGGAGCTAAGACAGATCGGCATCGCGCAACTAGCAATCAGCGTGATTGCCCAAGCCGAACTCTACTACGGTGCGCTCAACAAAGCCGAATTACTCAGAATCCAAAAACACCTAAATCTACTGCACAACCTGCCGATTGATCGGCAAGTCTCCAGTCAGTTCATTGAACTCATGGTGCAAGGACTTATACACGATGTTCTACATTGCTTAAGCTTTCCTAGAAGGTAA
- a CDS encoding CPBP family intramembrane glutamic endopeptidase: MKKHPVTWFYILAFSFSWLGMISAALGSRDIAPFDSPYFQLFSIFYAVGPALAAVIVSQVADGKTGVQEFDKGLIQWRVGLVWYIVAVLGPVVLLIAAQVVTKLLSLPVTIAVPQGNLSFFAIFGFVINFFANTCEEIGWRGFALPRLQKRHNALTATLIVGILWGFWHLPLVFLVGNPMSEFPFLWFIIIVTNAFIYTWIYNSTKGSILLVALFHGSLNIFGAFIPGVSAISYVLLNCVVAIILIAVFGRTNLSRRKRVCAG, translated from the coding sequence ATGAAAAAACATCCCGTAACTTGGTTCTACATCTTAGCGTTTAGCTTCTCATGGCTTGGCATGATATCAGCAGCCTTAGGCTCGCGAGATATTGCCCCATTTGACAGTCCTTACTTTCAGTTGTTTTCCATCTTTTATGCCGTTGGACCTGCGCTTGCGGCTGTTATTGTGTCACAAGTGGCCGATGGGAAGACAGGGGTGCAAGAATTTGATAAGGGGCTTATTCAATGGCGGGTTGGTCTAGTCTGGTACATCGTAGCGGTGCTGGGTCCTGTTGTTCTTTTAATTGCGGCACAAGTCGTCACAAAATTACTTAGCTTGCCCGTAACAATCGCAGTGCCACAAGGCAATTTATCTTTCTTCGCCATTTTTGGTTTCGTGATTAATTTCTTCGCCAATACCTGTGAAGAAATTGGGTGGCGTGGTTTCGCATTGCCACGATTGCAGAAACGACATAATGCCTTGACTGCCACCCTCATAGTGGGCATATTGTGGGGTTTTTGGCATTTGCCGCTTGTCTTTTTGGTAGGCAACCCGATGTCTGAGTTTCCTTTCCTCTGGTTCATCATCATCGTGACCAATGCTTTTATCTATACTTGGATTTACAACAGTACTAAAGGCAGTATTTTGCTCGTGGCACTTTTTCATGGTTCGCTGAACATATTTGGAGCATTTATACCTGGAGTGTCTGCTATCTCGTATGTCCTTCTGAATTGTGTGGTGGCTATCATCCTGATCGCCGTGTTTGGAAGAACGAATCTCTCTCGCCGAAAAAGAGTTTGTGCGGGCTAA
- a CDS encoding FeoB small GTPase domain-containing protein, which produces MECHKCQNTCHSKPKRGVGWKWWGKPPQPSPLKTEPIPQVALVGTPNVGKSVLFNALTGTYVTVSNYPGTTVEVSRGQMTVGDRPFAVVDTPGMYSLLPITEEEKVSRDLLLSEPVDLVIHVVDAKNLGRMLPLTFQLIEAGLPVLLAVNMIDEAEQLGIEIHRDHLEMELGIPVVTMAAALNVGLRDLKYKVGDYVKSGCLSGTY; this is translated from the coding sequence ATGGAATGTCACAAATGTCAGAACACCTGCCACAGTAAGCCCAAAAGAGGGGTTGGCTGGAAATGGTGGGGAAAACCGCCGCAACCATCACCTCTGAAAACTGAACCCATTCCCCAAGTGGCTTTGGTGGGAACGCCCAATGTGGGTAAAAGTGTTCTGTTTAATGCCCTGACGGGAACCTATGTCACCGTGTCAAATTATCCCGGTACAACAGTGGAAGTCTCCAGGGGTCAGATGACGGTTGGGGATCGCCCGTTTGCGGTGGTGGATACGCCGGGAATGTATTCCCTACTCCCGATTACCGAAGAGGAAAAAGTATCGCGGGATTTATTACTCAGCGAACCTGTAGACTTGGTGATTCACGTCGTCGATGCCAAAAACTTAGGGCGAATGCTTCCGTTGACGTTTCAGCTTATTGAAGCGGGTTTGCCGGTGCTGTTAGCCGTCAACATGATCGATGAAGCCGAACAACTGGGGATTGAGATTCACCGGGATCATCTGGAGATGGAATTAGGGATTCCGGTTGTCACTATGGCAGCTGCACTGAATGTTGGTTTACGAGATTTGAAATATAAGGTGGGTGATTATGTTAAGTCAGGTTGCTTATCCGGAACCTATTGA
- a CDS encoding ferrous iron transporter B: MLSQVAYPEPIEGAIAKLESLLSRLSLSQDYPLSRRSIALLLLQKDPALWQQLQIQETEAEIKAAIADAESQLDEPLIAVIAKARQQRAWAIEQIVLSESNQGKTPLAERLHQLTVNPWTGFPILLAILYYGVYKFVGEFGAGTMVDTIETFFETYINPVVNQTVTVILPWQPLQDLIANDYGIITLGIRYAVAIVLPVVATFFFMFSFLEDSGYLPRLSLMLDNLFKAIGLSGRAVIPIVLGLGCDTMATLVTRTLETTRERLIATFLLSLAIPCAAQWGVIVGLLAQKPAALLIWGGVIAAIFMITGYLSARMLPGNPASFYMEIPPLRFPKLQNILVKTYLRMKWYFLEILPLFIWASVIIWFGRLTGLFGLIIQGIEPIALGLGLPREAAPIFLYGFFRRDYGAAGLFDMQQEGIFTGNQLVVTAIVLTLFLPCIAQLQVMLKERGAKVTWAIVAFIFPFAFFVGYLVNGLLNVLGVTI; this comes from the coding sequence ATGTTAAGTCAGGTTGCTTATCCGGAACCTATTGAGGGGGCGATCGCGAAACTGGAGTCATTGTTATCACGATTGTCGCTATCCCAGGATTATCCCCTATCCCGGCGTAGTATTGCCCTACTCTTGTTGCAAAAAGATCCGGCACTTTGGCAACAACTTCAGATTCAGGAGACAGAAGCGGAAATCAAAGCCGCGATCGCAGATGCTGAGAGTCAGTTGGATGAACCGCTAATCGCAGTTATTGCTAAGGCGCGTCAGCAACGGGCGTGGGCGATCGAACAAATTGTCCTCAGCGAATCGAATCAAGGCAAAACCCCCTTAGCGGAACGACTACACCAACTCACGGTGAATCCGTGGACAGGATTTCCGATTTTGCTGGCGATTCTCTATTACGGGGTTTACAAATTTGTCGGCGAATTCGGCGCGGGGACGATGGTGGATACCATTGAAACCTTTTTTGAGACATATATTAATCCCGTTGTCAACCAAACGGTAACGGTAATTTTGCCCTGGCAACCTTTACAGGATTTAATTGCCAACGACTACGGGATTATTACGCTAGGGATTCGCTATGCTGTGGCGATTGTCTTACCTGTGGTTGCCACATTCTTTTTCATGTTTTCCTTCCTAGAAGACAGTGGCTATCTGCCGCGATTATCCCTGATGCTGGATAACCTGTTTAAAGCGATCGGGTTATCGGGGCGGGCGGTGATTCCGATTGTGTTGGGATTGGGCTGTGATACGATGGCAACCTTAGTCACGCGAACCCTGGAAACGACACGGGAACGATTAATTGCCACGTTTTTACTCTCCTTAGCCATTCCCTGTGCGGCACAGTGGGGGGTAATTGTGGGATTATTAGCCCAAAAACCTGCGGCGTTGTTGATTTGGGGAGGAGTGATTGCGGCAATTTTTATGATTACGGGCTATTTAAGCGCCCGAATGCTTCCGGGAAACCCGGCTAGTTTCTACATGGAAATTCCCCCCTTGCGCTTTCCCAAACTGCAAAACATTCTGGTGAAAACCTATCTCAGAATGAAGTGGTATTTCTTGGAGATTTTGCCTCTATTTATTTGGGCATCAGTGATTATTTGGTTTGGGCGTTTGACCGGGTTGTTTGGCTTGATTATTCAGGGGATTGAGCCGATTGCTTTAGGGTTAGGATTGCCCAGAGAAGCTGCACCTATCTTTTTATATGGCTTCTTCCGGCGGGATTACGGCGCAGCTGGGTTGTTTGATATGCAGCAAGAGGGAATTTTTACAGGAAATCAGTTGGTGGTGACAGCGATTGTATTGACCCTGTTTCTGCCTTGTATTGCCCAACTGCAAGTGATGTTGAAAGAGCGGGGGGCGAAAGTAACTTGGGCGATTGTGGCGTTTATTTTCCCCTTTGCCTTTTTTGTGGGATATCTGGTCAATGGTTTGTTAAATGTATTAGGAGTGACGATTTAA
- a CDS encoding FeoA family protein, whose amino-acid sequence MIALASVKRGNSGTVAALKTKDEMTLQKLMAMGISPGMPILLEQRFPSYIIKVGRTRAALDREMAKIIYLHR is encoded by the coding sequence ATGATTGCACTAGCATCGGTTAAACGGGGAAATAGCGGCACCGTTGCTGCGTTGAAGACGAAGGATGAGATGACGTTGCAGAAGTTGATGGCGATGGGGATTAGTCCTGGAATGCCGATTCTGTTGGAGCAGCGGTTTCCCTCTTATATTATTAAGGTGGGCAGAACGCGGGCGGCGTTGGATCGGGAAATGGCAAAGATTATTTATTTGCATCGCTAA
- a CDS encoding transposase: MKTVTSGKVNKEFSEHLAQFFWKKDDDSKREFWNDSYAIESVGGANIEVLERYIRGQNAPTR, from the coding sequence TTGAAGACTGTTACTAGTGGTAAGGTTAACAAGGAGTTTTCTGAGCATCTGGCTCAGTTCTTTTGGAAAAAGGATGACGATAGCAAAAGGGAATTCTGGAATGACTCCTATGCTATTGAGTCTGTGGGTGGAGCGAATATCGAGGTTCTGGAACGATATATTCGCGGACAGAATGCACCTACTCGTTAA
- a CDS encoding RNA-guided endonuclease InsQ/TnpB family protein: protein MGNKKTAYQYRLYPSDKQKISLNNGLRVCRYWYNRMLGERLDWWEQNRCPVNSCPLICHLPELKERPNYYNQKNQLPSIKEDLVLVRWSGELLDFSDIYSTILQDVCKRVDKAFERYIKGDKDGKRSGKPRFKSESRYRTMVFDGAKNEWLKFCTVNGRWLYLRLPKIGLVKVRTHRPIPDGFNLKQVSVTNKSDGWYVSFILDDPSVPDFTPDKTIPTWDNSMGLDAVLNEDVYIATSEGESIPSLKPLRKNLDKLGKLQTKRNAKNKGSRRRRKLAKREARFHQRIARSRQDFQYKTAYKLVRTGKKVFFCEDLNLKGLTKRNAPKQDDDGKYLPNGQSAKSGLNKSWLDAAFGQFFSTLSYIAAKAGAVVVEKNPAYTSQILCYRDEFVFTDCSIREYWDEQLQIWVDRDINAAINLKRVGLDVFPTLK, encoded by the coding sequence GTGGGTAATAAGAAAACAGCCTACCAATACCGCCTGTATCCCAGTGACAAGCAAAAGATCTCCCTCAACAATGGATTGAGGGTTTGTCGCTATTGGTACAACCGGATGCTGGGTGAACGACTGGATTGGTGGGAGCAGAACCGATGTCCGGTTAATTCCTGTCCCCTGATTTGTCACTTGCCCGAACTCAAGGAACGTCCCAACTACTACAACCAGAAGAATCAACTACCTAGCATCAAGGAAGACTTGGTACTGGTGAGATGGTCAGGAGAACTCTTAGACTTCAGTGATATCTATTCGACTATCTTGCAGGATGTCTGCAAGCGAGTTGACAAGGCATTCGAGCGATACATCAAGGGGGACAAGGATGGGAAACGCTCTGGCAAGCCTCGGTTTAAGAGCGAGTCTCGTTATCGCACGATGGTCTTTGATGGGGCAAAGAATGAGTGGTTGAAGTTCTGCACGGTCAACGGTCGTTGGCTCTACCTAAGGCTTCCCAAGATTGGGTTAGTCAAGGTGAGAACTCATCGCCCGATACCAGATGGTTTTAACCTCAAGCAGGTCAGTGTTACGAACAAATCTGACGGCTGGTATGTGTCATTCATTTTAGACGACCCATCCGTTCCAGACTTTACCCCAGATAAGACAATCCCGACTTGGGACAATTCGATGGGACTAGATGCTGTCCTGAACGAAGATGTGTATATTGCCACCTCTGAAGGTGAAAGCATCCCCTCTCTTAAGCCCCTGAGGAAAAACCTCGACAAGCTAGGGAAGTTGCAGACCAAGCGAAACGCTAAAAACAAAGGGTCTCGCCGTCGCCGTAAACTAGCCAAAAGAGAAGCAAGGTTTCATCAGCGCATTGCTAGGAGTCGTCAAGATTTCCAGTACAAGACAGCGTACAAATTGGTGCGAACCGGGAAGAAGGTGTTTTTCTGTGAGGACTTAAACCTCAAAGGATTGACCAAGCGTAATGCACCTAAACAAGATGATGACGGGAAATACCTTCCCAACGGGCAATCCGCAAAGTCAGGACTGAACAAATCCTGGCTGGATGCTGCATTCGGACAATTCTTTTCCACGCTAAGTTACATAGCTGCAAAAGCTGGGGCTGTGGTCGTTGAAAAGAATCCTGCTTATACTTCCCAAATCCTCTGCTATCGAGACGAGTTTGTATTCACAGATTGTTCGATTCGAGAGTATTGGGATGAACAGTTGCAAATCTGGGTTGATAGAGACATTAATGCTGCTATCAACCTAAAACGTGTAGGGCTGGACGTGTTCCCTACCCTAAAA